A genomic window from Bradyrhizobium lupini includes:
- a CDS encoding FAD-linked oxidase C-terminal domain-containing protein has translation MAIMMPASDQAVLARRAEIVAALRAIVPGEGVIDSAAEMRAYESDGLTAYRQPPMVVVLPDTTEQVSLVLKYCAGQGIKVVPRGSGTSLSGGALPLEDGVLLGLGKFKRIREIDFDNRAVVTEPGVTNLAISQAVAHAGFYYAPDPSSQIACSIGGNVAENSGGVHCLKYGMTTNNVLGCEIVLMSGEILRIGGKSAENSGYDLMGVITGSEGLLGVITEITVRILQKPETARALMVGFAQVEAAGECVARIIGAGIIPGGMEMMDKPAIHAAEAFVHAGYPLNVEALLIIELDGPKIEVDELITRVETIANACGSTTCQISTSEAERNLFWAGRKAAFPAVGRISPDYLCMDGTIPRGALPKALARIRELSEKYQLGCANVFHAGDGNLHPLILYDANKPGEIERAEAFGADILRACVEFGGVLTGEHGVGIEKRDLMPEMFSEIDLNQQQRLKCAFDAQGLLNPGKVFPTLHRCAELGRMHVHAGKLAFPDIPRF, from the coding sequence ATGGCCATCATGATGCCCGCGAGCGACCAGGCCGTGCTCGCGCGCCGCGCCGAGATCGTGGCTGCATTGCGCGCAATCGTGCCGGGCGAAGGCGTGATCGACAGCGCCGCCGAGATGCGGGCCTATGAATCCGATGGGTTGACGGCCTATCGGCAGCCGCCGATGGTCGTTGTGCTGCCCGACACGACCGAGCAGGTTTCGCTGGTCCTGAAATATTGTGCAGGGCAGGGCATCAAGGTGGTGCCCCGCGGCTCCGGCACCTCGCTGTCCGGCGGCGCGCTGCCGCTGGAAGACGGCGTGCTTCTGGGCCTCGGCAAGTTCAAGCGCATCCGCGAGATCGATTTCGACAACCGCGCCGTCGTCACCGAACCCGGCGTCACCAACCTCGCGATCAGCCAGGCCGTCGCCCATGCTGGGTTCTACTACGCGCCGGATCCGTCCTCGCAGATCGCCTGCTCGATCGGCGGCAATGTCGCGGAGAATTCGGGCGGCGTGCACTGCCTGAAATACGGCATGACCACCAACAACGTGCTCGGCTGCGAGATCGTGCTGATGAGCGGCGAGATCCTGCGCATCGGCGGTAAATCGGCGGAGAACTCCGGCTACGATTTGATGGGCGTCATCACCGGCTCGGAAGGCCTGCTCGGCGTCATCACCGAGATCACGGTGCGCATCCTGCAAAAGCCGGAGACGGCGCGCGCGCTGATGGTCGGCTTCGCGCAAGTCGAGGCGGCCGGCGAATGCGTGGCGCGCATCATCGGCGCCGGCATCATTCCCGGCGGCATGGAGATGATGGACAAGCCCGCGATCCACGCCGCGGAGGCCTTCGTCCATGCCGGCTATCCGCTCAATGTCGAGGCCCTCCTTATTATCGAGCTCGACGGTCCCAAGATCGAGGTCGACGAGCTGATCACGCGGGTCGAGACGATTGCGAACGCTTGCGGCTCGACCACCTGCCAGATCTCGACCTCGGAAGCCGAGCGCAATCTGTTCTGGGCCGGCCGGAAAGCCGCCTTCCCCGCCGTCGGCCGCATCTCCCCGGACTATCTCTGCATGGACGGCACCATCCCGCGCGGTGCGCTGCCGAAGGCGCTGGCGCGCATCCGCGAGCTCTCGGAAAAGTACCAGCTCGGTTGCGCCAACGTGTTCCATGCCGGCGACGGCAATCTGCATCCGCTGATCCTCTATGACGCCAACAAGCCCGGCGAGATCGAGCGCGCCGAAGCCTTCGGCGCCGACATCCTGCGCGCCTGCGTCGAGTTCGGCGGCGTGCTCACCGGCGAGCACGGCGTCGGCATCGAGAAGCGCGATCTGATGCCGGAAATGTTCAGCGAGATCGACCTCAACCAGCAGCAGCGTCTGAAATGCGCCTTCGACGCGCAGGGCCTGCTCAATCCCGGAAAGGTGTTTCCGACCCTGCACCGCTGCGCTGAGCTCGGCCGCATGCACGTCCATGCCGGGAAGCTGGCATTCCCGGACATCCCCCGGTTCTAG
- a CDS encoding ABC transporter ATP-binding protein/permease, whose product MKNISATLAIVWRIAAPYFRSEDKWAGRGLLAAVIAMELALVAIDVLVNQWQNRFYSSLQASDWDSFVREIWIFIGLASAFIALAVYKLYLNQWLQIRWRQWLTRHYLGEWLQGATHYRMQLKGDAADNPDQRITEDVKNFVEQTLTIGLGLLSSIVTLFSFVIILWGLSNAAPLHLFGADLMIPGYLCWGALVYAIFGTALTHWIGAPLVNLNFEQQRFEADFRFNLVRVRENSEQIALLKGEGAERGRLLDRFGFVIGNWYAIMSRTKRLTAFSASYQQAAVIFPYVLVAPAFFAKKIQLGDMMQTASAFSSVQGALSFFVTAYRSLAEWRSIVARLDGFEMSVDAAAHLPPHEPAIALKAAGGNRNITLEQLCVNLPSGTPLVATDAFSVQMPERVLVTGPSGSGKSTLFRAIAGIWPFGTGTIFVPEKAKLMMLPQRPYFPVGVLRDAVVYPAAPGAFETARVRDALIAVGLPDLAERLEEDGHWNRMLSLGEQQRLGLARALLHAPDYLFLDEATASLDEPSEARLYRLLAEKLPQATLVSIGHRSTLEAFHTRKVTMVKHGAIHVLGDGGVPVEKEPSAAR is encoded by the coding sequence GTGAAGAACATCAGCGCCACGCTCGCGATCGTCTGGCGAATCGCCGCCCCGTATTTCCGGTCGGAGGACAAATGGGCCGGCCGCGGCCTGCTTGCCGCAGTCATCGCGATGGAGCTGGCGCTGGTCGCGATCGACGTCCTGGTCAATCAATGGCAGAACCGGTTCTACAGCTCACTGCAGGCAAGTGACTGGGATAGCTTCGTCAGGGAGATCTGGATCTTCATCGGCCTCGCCTCCGCCTTCATCGCGCTGGCGGTCTACAAGCTGTACTTGAACCAGTGGCTCCAGATCCGCTGGCGGCAATGGCTGACCCGGCACTATTTGGGCGAATGGCTGCAGGGCGCTACCCACTACCGCATGCAGCTCAAGGGCGATGCGGCCGACAACCCGGACCAGCGCATCACCGAGGACGTCAAGAACTTCGTCGAGCAGACCCTGACCATCGGGCTCGGCCTGCTCTCATCGATCGTGACGCTGTTCTCCTTCGTGATCATCCTCTGGGGGCTTTCCAACGCCGCGCCGTTGCACCTGTTCGGCGCCGATCTCATGATCCCCGGCTATCTGTGCTGGGGCGCGCTGGTCTACGCGATCTTCGGCACCGCGCTGACGCACTGGATCGGTGCCCCGCTGGTCAATCTCAATTTCGAGCAGCAGCGCTTCGAGGCCGACTTCCGCTTCAACCTCGTCCGCGTCCGCGAGAATTCCGAGCAGATCGCGCTGCTCAAGGGCGAAGGCGCCGAGCGCGGCCGGCTGCTGGACCGCTTCGGCTTCGTGATCGGCAATTGGTACGCCATCATGAGCCGCACCAAGCGCCTCACCGCGTTCAGCGCGAGCTACCAGCAGGCTGCCGTGATCTTTCCCTATGTGCTGGTGGCGCCGGCCTTCTTCGCCAAGAAGATCCAGCTTGGCGACATGATGCAGACCGCCTCCGCCTTCTCGAGCGTACAGGGCGCATTGTCGTTCTTCGTCACGGCGTACCGATCGCTGGCGGAATGGCGCTCGATCGTCGCCCGCCTCGACGGCTTCGAGATGTCGGTCGATGCGGCCGCGCACCTGCCGCCGCACGAGCCTGCGATCGCCCTCAAGGCCGCCGGCGGCAATCGCAATATCACCCTCGAACAGCTCTGCGTGAACCTGCCGAGCGGCACGCCGCTGGTCGCCACCGACGCCTTCTCCGTCCAGATGCCGGAGCGCGTGCTGGTGACCGGACCGTCGGGCTCCGGCAAGTCGACGCTGTTCCGCGCCATCGCCGGCATCTGGCCGTTCGGCACCGGGACCATCTTCGTCCCGGAAAAAGCGAAGCTGATGATGCTGCCCCAGCGCCCCTATTTCCCGGTCGGCGTGTTGCGCGACGCGGTGGTCTATCCGGCCGCGCCGGGCGCATTCGAAACTGCACGCGTCAGGGACGCGCTGATCGCGGTCGGCCTGCCCGACCTCGCCGAGCGGCTTGAGGAGGACGGTCATTGGAACCGGATGCTGTCGCTGGGCGAGCAGCAGCGCCTCGGGCTCGCCCGCGCGCTGCTGCACGCGCCGGACTATCTGTTCCTGGACGAGGCCACGGCCTCGCTGGACGAGCCGTCCGAGGCCCGCCTGTACCGGCTGCTGGCGGAGAAGCTGCCACAGGCCACCCTCGTCTCGATCGGCCACCGGTCGACGCTGGAAGCCTTCCATACCCGCAAGGTGACGATGGTGAAGCACGGCGCGATCCACGTCCTCGGTGACGGTGGTGTGCCGGTCGAGAAGGAGCCGAGCGCGGCACGCTGA
- a CDS encoding FAD-binding protein has translation MDTLKVRDAKDVEEVVRAAIANEQPLEIIGHGSKRGIGHAMATNAVLDVSALNAITAYEPNELIVTLQAGAPLADVLSLIDAKNQQFAFEPMNTAPLLGTPALGTIGGMIAAGLAGPRRIKAGGARDHLLGAHAVSGFGDSFKTGGKVVKNVTGYDLCKLLAGSWGTLSVMTEVTLKVMPKPEAERTLLLRGLDDAAANKAMTAALGSPFDVSGAAHLPTSAFRTEIEGLGDIAGQGEALTALRLEGITVSAAHRAGSLRELLAPFGTAILVEDTASAALWTTIRDVLPFAASGALGAWPVWRIVCPPASGATLGTLLARETGGDVIYDWGGGLIWAAVPPKPDAHARAVRERTNAAGGHATLIRAAEDIRRAIDVFHPQAPGLAALSERVRASFDPKIILNRGRLTRGTAA, from the coding sequence GTGGATACGCTCAAGGTACGAGACGCCAAAGACGTCGAAGAGGTGGTGCGCGCGGCGATTGCCAATGAGCAGCCGCTCGAGATCATCGGCCATGGCTCCAAGCGCGGCATCGGCCACGCGATGGCGACCAACGCCGTGCTCGACGTCTCCGCGCTGAATGCCATCACCGCCTACGAGCCCAACGAACTCATTGTCACGCTCCAGGCCGGGGCGCCGCTGGCCGACGTGCTGTCGCTGATCGATGCCAAGAACCAGCAATTCGCCTTCGAGCCGATGAACACCGCGCCGCTGCTCGGCACGCCCGCGCTCGGCACCATCGGCGGCATGATCGCGGCTGGCCTGGCCGGTCCGCGCCGGATCAAGGCGGGCGGCGCGCGCGACCATCTGCTCGGGGCGCATGCCGTCTCCGGTTTCGGCGACAGCTTCAAGACCGGCGGCAAGGTGGTGAAGAACGTCACCGGCTACGACCTCTGCAAGCTTCTCGCCGGTTCCTGGGGCACGCTGTCGGTCATGACCGAGGTCACGCTGAAAGTGATGCCCAAGCCGGAGGCCGAGCGGACGCTGTTGCTGCGCGGGCTCGACGATGCCGCCGCCAACAAGGCAATGACGGCGGCGCTCGGCTCGCCTTTCGATGTCTCCGGGGCCGCGCATCTGCCGACATCGGCGTTCCGGACCGAGATCGAAGGTCTCGGCGATATCGCAGGCCAGGGCGAGGCGCTGACCGCGCTGCGGCTCGAGGGCATTACCGTCTCGGCCGCCCACCGTGCCGGCTCGCTGCGCGAATTGCTGGCGCCGTTCGGAACCGCAATTCTCGTCGAGGACACGGCGTCAGCGGCGCTGTGGACCACGATCCGCGACGTCCTGCCGTTCGCGGCCAGTGGCGCGCTGGGGGCCTGGCCGGTCTGGCGGATCGTCTGCCCGCCGGCGTCGGGCGCGACGCTCGGGACCCTGCTGGCGCGCGAGACCGGTGGCGACGTGATCTACGATTGGGGTGGTGGACTGATCTGGGCGGCGGTGCCACCGAAGCCGGACGCGCATGCTCGGGCCGTGCGCGAACGTACGAATGCCGCCGGCGGGCACGCCACGCTGATCCGGGCGGCCGAGGACATCAGGCGCGCGATCGATGTATTCCACCCGCAAGCCCCTGGCCTTGCCGCCTTGAGCGAGCGGGTCCGCGCCAGTTTCGATCCGAAGATCATCCTCAACCGGGGGCGGCTGACGCGAGGCACTGCCGCATGA
- a CDS encoding alpha/beta fold hydrolase yields MIVMSVVTALVVLALVTQAGVLAVQRAFPPQGRMIEVEGAVLHLVDIGPRDSGLPIVMLHGASSNLEAMRRPLGDLLARNHRVILIDRPGHGWSTRARRQDSTPEVQARMIDEALGKLGIDRAVFVVHSWSGALGARLALDHPGRVAGLVMLAPVTHPWRGGVGRYNEIIATPVIGPLLAYTITLPLGYFLSESGARNVFLPQTMPDGFVQDSATPLLLRPREFIANAYDLVSLKQAVAAQAPRYGEITAPVTIIAGEPDKTVKTAIHARPFAATVQNAKLIVLPDLGHMVQNAVPDLVKTEIETMIGKIVPAQATAD; encoded by the coding sequence ATGATCGTGATGTCAGTCGTGACCGCGCTGGTTGTGCTGGCGCTGGTCACGCAGGCCGGCGTCCTCGCCGTGCAACGCGCCTTTCCACCGCAGGGCCGGATGATCGAGGTCGAGGGTGCCGTGCTTCACCTCGTCGATATCGGCCCGCGCGATTCGGGCCTGCCGATCGTGATGCTGCACGGCGCGAGCTCCAACCTCGAGGCAATGCGGCGGCCGCTCGGCGATCTCCTCGCCAGGAACCATCGCGTCATCCTGATCGACCGTCCCGGCCACGGCTGGAGCACGCGGGCGCGGCGGCAGGATTCGACGCCGGAGGTCCAGGCGCGAATGATCGATGAGGCGCTAGGCAAGCTCGGGATCGATCGCGCGGTGTTCGTGGTGCATTCCTGGAGCGGCGCGCTCGGCGCGCGGCTGGCGCTCGATCATCCCGGCCGCGTCGCGGGCCTTGTGATGCTCGCGCCCGTCACCCATCCTTGGCGCGGCGGCGTCGGCCGCTACAACGAGATCATCGCAACGCCCGTAATCGGCCCGCTGCTCGCCTACACCATAACCCTCCCGCTGGGCTATTTCCTGAGCGAGTCCGGCGCGCGCAACGTCTTCCTGCCGCAAACGATGCCGGACGGTTTCGTGCAGGACTCCGCGACGCCGTTGCTGCTGCGCCCGCGCGAGTTCATCGCCAATGCCTATGATCTGGTGTCGCTGAAGCAGGCGGTGGCTGCGCAAGCTCCGCGCTACGGCGAGATAACGGCGCCGGTCACGATCATCGCCGGCGAACCCGACAAGACGGTAAAGACCGCCATTCACGCCCGCCCGTTCGCCGCCACCGTGCAGAATGCCAAGCTGATCGTGCTGCCTGATCTCGGCCACATGGTGCAGAACGCGGTGCCCGATCTCGTGAAGACAGAGATCGAGACGATGATCGGGAAAATCGTCCCGGCGCAGGCGACCGCCGATTAG
- the cycA gene encoding cytochrome c-550 CycA — protein MTKLIFGALTILTAIATAPAAMAQDVAAGKSSFNKCLACHAIGEGAKNKVGPELNGLDGRKSGTAPDYNYSDANKNSGITWNEAVFKEYIKDPKAKIPGTKMAFAGIKNETEINNLWAYVSQFDKDGKIKQ, from the coding sequence ATGACAAAACTGATTTTTGGCGCATTGACCATCCTCACCGCGATTGCCACCGCACCCGCCGCGATGGCGCAGGACGTCGCGGCCGGCAAGTCGTCGTTCAACAAATGCCTGGCCTGTCACGCGATCGGCGAAGGCGCCAAGAACAAGGTCGGCCCCGAGCTCAACGGCCTCGACGGCCGCAAGTCCGGCACCGCGCCGGACTACAATTACTCCGACGCCAACAAGAATTCCGGCATCACCTGGAACGAGGCCGTGTTCAAGGAATACATCAAGGACCCCAAGGCCAAGATCCCCGGCACCAAGATGGCGTTCGCCGGCATCAAGAACGAGACCGAGATCAACAATCTCTGGGCCTACGTGTCGCAGTTCGACAAAGACGGAAAGATCAAGCAGTAA
- a CDS encoding TorF family putative porin, translated as MKKVALLATALAMVTGSAFAADMRVKALKAPPVVAFDPWDIAFGGAIMSDYIFRGVTQSNHKPSVAAYFEPRYNVNKDLQLYVGVSAESISFANRAAAEVDIYGGIRPTFGAFAFDIGVWGYLYPGGSCADNVLTGGIPGGNVCGVSTTTIFLADGNVMKKDVSFVEVYGKVNYTINDSFTVGATEYYSPNFLNSGAWGNYASLTAKYTAPSTAFGASGMGMYVSGEFGRQWFGTSDAFYGTGVGTVFANGIPYKDYNTWNIGIGFTYKVFTLDLRYSDTDLNKGDCNAFTSAFNATGTTNVTAINPGGAGSNWCGAAGIAKLSFDLTAMSNLK; from the coding sequence ATGAAAAAAGTGGCTTTGTTGGCAACGGCGCTGGCAATGGTGACGGGCTCGGCTTTCGCGGCAGACATGCGAGTGAAGGCACTGAAGGCCCCGCCGGTGGTCGCGTTTGATCCCTGGGATATCGCCTTCGGCGGCGCCATCATGAGCGACTACATCTTCCGCGGCGTCACGCAGTCGAACCACAAGCCGTCGGTCGCGGCCTATTTCGAGCCGCGCTACAACGTCAACAAGGACCTCCAGCTCTACGTCGGCGTGTCCGCCGAGAGCATCTCCTTCGCCAATCGCGCTGCTGCTGAAGTCGACATCTACGGCGGTATCCGCCCGACCTTCGGCGCCTTCGCCTTCGATATCGGTGTCTGGGGCTACCTGTATCCGGGCGGCAGCTGCGCCGACAACGTGCTCACCGGCGGCATTCCGGGCGGCAACGTCTGCGGCGTCAGCACGACCACTATCTTCCTCGCCGACGGCAACGTCATGAAGAAGGACGTCAGCTTCGTCGAAGTCTACGGCAAGGTGAACTACACCATCAACGACAGCTTCACGGTCGGCGCGACCGAGTACTACTCGCCGAACTTCCTGAACTCGGGTGCCTGGGGCAACTACGCTTCGTTGACCGCCAAGTACACGGCGCCCAGCACGGCCTTCGGTGCTTCCGGCATGGGCATGTACGTCTCGGGTGAGTTCGGCCGGCAGTGGTTTGGTACTTCGGACGCCTTCTACGGCACCGGCGTCGGCACCGTTTTCGCCAACGGTATCCCCTACAAGGACTACAACACCTGGAACATCGGCATCGGCTTCACCTACAAAGTGTTCACGCTGGACCTGCGTTACTCCGACACCGACCTGAACAAGGGTGATTGCAACGCCTTCACCAGCGCCTTCAACGCCACCGGCACCACCAACGTCACCGCGATCAATCCGGGCGGCGCTGGCTCCAACTGGTGCGGCGCGGCCGGCATTGCCAAGCTGTCGTTCGACCTGACGGCCATGAGCAACCTGAAGTAA
- a CDS encoding putative quinol monooxygenase: protein MNHYATQKSLSDAVDGGGLLVVAQWEAKPGEADKIAAILDRFLPEAQREDGVKLFLISRAKDNPAQFLFYELFRDEAAFKAHQESAHFKTWIAGEALPLLAKRERAQYGLL, encoded by the coding sequence ATGAACCACTATGCCACGCAGAAATCGCTCAGCGACGCCGTCGACGGCGGCGGCCTGCTCGTCGTCGCGCAATGGGAAGCGAAGCCGGGCGAGGCCGACAAGATCGCCGCGATCCTCGACCGCTTCCTGCCGGAGGCCCAGCGCGAGGACGGCGTCAAGCTGTTCTTGATCTCGCGCGCAAAGGACAATCCGGCCCAGTTCCTGTTCTACGAACTGTTCCGCGACGAGGCGGCATTCAAGGCGCACCAGGAGAGCGCGCATTTCAAGACCTGGATCGCTGGCGAAGCCCTACCGCTGCTGGCGAAGCGCGAGCGGGCGCAATACGGACTGCTGTAG
- a CDS encoding histone, whose amino-acid sequence MAKAKKKKSKKAKKAKKAVAAKKTSKKAAKKSAKKSAKKSAKKAPKKSAKKAAPKKAAKKAAPKKAAKKAAKKAAPKKAKAAPKPSTPAAPAPEPAAETSWAMPSSSADTTPAEGQG is encoded by the coding sequence ATGGCGAAAGCGAAGAAGAAAAAAAGCAAGAAGGCCAAAAAGGCCAAGAAGGCAGTAGCGGCGAAGAAGACCTCAAAGAAGGCAGCCAAGAAGTCCGCGAAGAAATCCGCGAAGAAGTCTGCCAAGAAGGCTCCAAAGAAATCTGCGAAGAAGGCCGCGCCAAAGAAGGCCGCTAAGAAGGCTGCGCCTAAGAAGGCCGCCAAGAAGGCTGCGAAGAAAGCGGCGCCGAAGAAGGCGAAGGCAGCTCCGAAGCCGTCAACGCCGGCAGCTCCGGCTCCCGAGCCTGCCGCCGAGACAAGCTGGGCGATGCCTTCGTCTTCTGCGGACACGACACCGGCCGAAGGACAAGGTTAG
- the glcF gene encoding glycolate oxidase subunit GlcF, whose translation MKTEFSLAQLADPDIAEADKILRACVHCGFCTATCPTYVLLGDELDSPRGRIYLIKEMLEKDQTPTAEVVKHVDRCLSCLACMTTCPSGVNYMHLVDQARVRIEQRYERPLAERLLRRVLAFVLPHPQRFRASMWLARLARPLAAFLPTPRPSATPGLVLRLKAMLALAPDRLPPPGPAAGSVFAALGKKRGRVALLQGCAQQVLAPRINQAAISLLTRHGIEVVLVRDEQCCGALTHHLGDDQDALARARANVAAWRAEAAGEGLDAILVTASGCGTVIKDYGYLLREDAAFAADAAKVSALAKDITEYVAGLGLAATTRQDNIVVAYHSACSLQHGQKITGLPKELLSNNGFVVKDVPESHLCCGSAGTYNILQPELAGRLRDRKVANIASVKPDMIAAGNIGCMVQIASGTSVPVVHTIELLDWATGGSQPALNAQD comes from the coding sequence ATGAAGACCGAATTCTCACTCGCGCAGCTCGCCGATCCCGACATCGCGGAAGCCGACAAGATCCTGCGCGCCTGCGTCCATTGCGGCTTCTGCACCGCAACCTGTCCGACCTATGTGCTGCTTGGCGACGAGCTCGATAGCCCGCGCGGCCGCATCTATCTGATCAAGGAGATGCTGGAGAAGGACCAGACGCCGACGGCCGAAGTGGTCAAACATGTCGACCGCTGCCTGTCGTGCCTGGCCTGCATGACGACCTGCCCCTCGGGCGTGAATTACATGCATCTGGTCGATCAGGCCCGGGTCAGGATCGAGCAGCGTTACGAGCGGCCGCTCGCCGAGCGGCTGCTGCGCCGAGTGCTGGCCTTCGTCCTGCCGCACCCGCAGCGTTTCCGCGCCAGCATGTGGCTGGCGCGGCTGGCCCGCCCGCTGGCCGCGTTCCTGCCGACGCCGCGGCCGTCGGCGACGCCCGGCCTGGTTCTGCGCCTCAAGGCGATGCTGGCGCTGGCGCCGGACCGGCTGCCGCCGCCCGGGCCCGCCGCCGGCAGTGTGTTCGCGGCACTCGGCAAGAAGCGCGGCCGGGTCGCGCTGCTCCAGGGCTGCGCCCAGCAGGTGCTGGCGCCGCGAATCAACCAGGCCGCCATCAGTCTCCTCACGCGCCACGGCATCGAGGTCGTCCTTGTCAGGGACGAGCAGTGCTGCGGCGCCCTGACCCATCACCTCGGCGACGATCAGGACGCATTGGCACGGGCTCGCGCCAATGTCGCGGCGTGGCGCGCGGAAGCGGCCGGCGAGGGGCTCGACGCCATCCTGGTGACGGCGTCAGGCTGCGGCACCGTGATCAAGGACTACGGCTATCTTCTGCGCGAAGACGCTGCGTTTGCCGCCGATGCGGCGAAGGTCTCTGCGCTCGCCAAGGACATCACTGAATACGTCGCCGGCCTTGGACTCGCGGCCACGACGCGACAGGACAACATCGTCGTCGCTTATCACTCTGCGTGTTCGTTGCAGCACGGGCAGAAAATCACGGGCCTTCCGAAAGAATTGCTTTCCAATAACGGATTCGTGGTGAAAGATGTGCCGGAGAGCCATTTGTGTTGCGGTTCGGCGGGGACTTACAACATTCTCCAGCCCGAGCTTGCGGGCCGGTTGCGCGATCGCAAGGTCGCCAACATCGCGAGCGTCAAGCCGGACATGATTGCCGCAGGCAATATCGGCTGCATGGTGCAGATTGCCAGTGGCACGTCAGTTCCGGTCGTACACACGATTGAGCTTCTCGATTGGGCTACGGGCGGGTCGCAGCCGGCATTGAACGCGCAAGACTGA
- a CDS encoding L-lactate permease → MWNQVYDPLHSPVLSTIAAAVPVVTLLVLIASGRVQAHIAAVIAVIVANLITIFVFTMPANMSIRASVLGIVTGFFPIGWIVLNVIFLYQVTVSTGRFELLKRAVGGVTEDRRLQLLLIAFSFGAFFEGASGFGTPVAITGAVLIGLGFSPLAASGLSLIANTAPVAYGALGTPIQGLASVTGLDPYILGAMVGRQLPFFSLIVPFWVVWAFAGWKGMKDVWPAILVTGVSFAVPQFVISNYVNPWIVDIGASLISMGALILFLKVWQPRQLWLSPALRGRDESAATMAAAKPMDKTPLTQSELFSALLPWIIVCIVMLIWGNGGFKTWANSIFTWNYPVPELHQMINKMPPVAPGPTKESAVFGFTYLSFTGTGMLIAAIISGFLMGVGPGRLLTEYGRTIRLCAISLITISAMLAIGTLTRLSGVDATLGLAFAATGVLYPFFGTLLGWLGVALTGSDTASNVLFGNLQKITSEQLGLSPILMAAANSSGGVMGKMIDAQSIVVASTATNWYGHEGTILRFVFWHSIVLASLVGVFVTLQAYVWPFTAMVLK, encoded by the coding sequence ATGTGGAATCAAGTTTATGACCCGTTGCACAGCCCCGTGCTGTCGACGATCGCCGCGGCAGTCCCTGTCGTCACATTGCTGGTCCTGATCGCGAGCGGACGGGTCCAGGCTCATATCGCGGCGGTCATCGCCGTGATCGTGGCCAATTTGATCACGATCTTCGTCTTCACCATGCCGGCGAACATGTCGATCCGCGCCTCGGTGCTGGGCATCGTCACCGGGTTCTTCCCGATCGGCTGGATCGTTCTCAACGTCATCTTCCTCTACCAGGTGACGGTGAGCACCGGGCGCTTCGAATTGCTCAAGCGCGCGGTCGGCGGCGTCACCGAGGACCGGCGGCTGCAATTGCTGCTGATCGCGTTCTCGTTCGGCGCCTTCTTCGAAGGCGCCTCGGGCTTCGGCACGCCGGTCGCGATCACGGGCGCCGTCCTGATCGGCCTCGGCTTCTCGCCGCTTGCAGCAAGCGGCCTGTCGCTGATCGCCAACACCGCGCCGGTCGCTTATGGGGCGCTGGGCACGCCGATCCAGGGCCTTGCCTCGGTGACCGGGCTTGATCCCTACATCCTCGGCGCGATGGTCGGCCGGCAATTGCCGTTCTTCTCGCTGATCGTGCCGTTCTGGGTGGTGTGGGCGTTCGCGGGCTGGAAGGGCATGAAGGACGTCTGGCCGGCGATCCTGGTCACCGGCGTGTCGTTCGCTGTCCCGCAATTCGTGATCTCGAACTACGTCAATCCCTGGATCGTCGACATCGGGGCGTCGCTGATCTCGATGGGGGCGCTGATCCTGTTCCTGAAGGTCTGGCAGCCCAGGCAGCTCTGGCTGTCGCCGGCGCTGCGCGGCCGCGATGAATCGGCCGCCACCATGGCCGCGGCAAAACCGATGGACAAGACGCCGCTGACGCAGAGCGAGCTGTTCAGCGCGCTGCTGCCGTGGATCATCGTCTGCATCGTGATGCTGATCTGGGGCAATGGTGGATTCAAGACCTGGGCGAACTCGATCTTCACCTGGAACTATCCCGTTCCCGAGCTGCATCAGATGATCAACAAGATGCCGCCGGTCGCGCCGGGGCCGACGAAAGAGAGCGCGGTGTTCGGCTTCACCTATCTCTCGTTCACCGGCACCGGCATGCTGATTGCGGCGATCATCTCAGGCTTCCTGATGGGCGTCGGTCCTGGCCGGCTCTTGACGGAATACGGGCGCACCATCCGGCTTTGCGCGATCTCGCTGATCACGATCTCGGCGATGCTCGCGATTGGCACGCTGACGCGGCTCTCCGGCGTGGACGCGACGCTCGGCCTCGCCTTTGCTGCAACCGGCGTGCTCTATCCCTTCTTCGGCACGCTGCTCGGTTGGTTGGGCGTGGCGCTAACGGGATCGGATACCGCTTCCAACGTTCTGTTCGGAAATCTTCAGAAGATCACCTCCGAGCAGCTTGGTCTATCGCCGATCCTGATGGCTGCGGCGAACTCGTCCGGCGGCGTGATGGGCAAGATGATCGACGCCCAGTCGATCGTGGTCGCGTCCACCGCGACGAATTGGTACGGGCACGAGGGCACGATCCTGCGCTTCGTGTTCTGGCACTCGATCGTGCTGGCCTCGTTGGTCGGCGTGTTCGTGACGTTGCAGGCCTATGTCTGGCCGTTCACGGCGATGGTCCTGAAGTAG